A DNA window from Setaria viridis chromosome 2, Setaria_viridis_v4.0, whole genome shotgun sequence contains the following coding sequences:
- the LOC140221789 gene encoding uncharacterized protein translates to MSISLRDCIRKRREEKDDERMMFIFPTLYLMGFAREGGVKKKRHTSEETGEVKVRRLLEGYVKNCQVTFRMEPHIFKEVATYLRRKRFIVDTRITVEEKLGFFLYMLSRNASYEDLAVTFGHSNDTFHCHINHFFNKVIPTLSRRFLQSPNPNQVHPKILENPRYYPFFKNCLGAIDGTHIPVSISPEKHSPFKNRKGTLSINMMVACDFDLNITFISSGWEGSVTDSRVLRSAMSKDFQVPPSKFYLVDGGYANIPSFLAPYRGVRYHLKEFGARHRRPQNSKELFNHHHALLRNHVERTLSRFLLTTTATKKKPSPKCSGAKRSADSPRGHLAEGTNNFTSIESQCVEEPLHQIDDVEDGAQAKEETLQEIHEIHDEEDGEKDARDEQEEARSGQ, encoded by the exons ATGAGTATCTCATTGAGAGATTGTATtagaaagaggagggaggaaaaaGATGATGAAAGGATGATGTTTATATTCCCTACCTTATATCTGATGGGTTTTGCTAGAGAAGGGGGAGTAAAGAAGAAACGTCATACATCAGAAGAAACAGGAGAGGTTAAGGTTCGTCGACTCCTTGAGGGATATGTCAAAAACTGTCAAGTTACATTTAGGATGGAACCCCACATCTTTAAAGAGGTGGCAACTTATCTTAGAAGAAAAAGGTTCATTGTTGATACAAGGATTACGGTGGAGGAGAAGTTAGGTTTCTTCCTATACATGTTAAGTCGCAACGCCTCATATGAGGATCTAGCAGTGACCTTTGGGCACAGCAATGACACGTTCCATTGTCACATCAACCACTTCTTCAACAAGGTCATTCCCACACTTTCTCGCCGTTTCCTCCAGTCCCCCAATCCTAATCAAGTGCATCCAAAAATCCTAGAGAATCCTAGATACTATCCATTCTTCAAGAACTGTCTTGGTGCCATTGATGGAACTCATATTCCCGTTTCCATATCCCCTGAGAAGCATTCTCCTTTTAAGAATAGGAAGGGCACACTAAGCATAAATATGATGGTGGCATGTGATTTCGATCTCAACATCACTTTTATTTCTAGTGGATGGGAGGGATCAGTTACAGATTCCAGAGTGCTAAGATCAGCTATGAGTAAGGACTTCCAGGTACCTCCAAGCAAATTCTATCTGGTTGATGGAGGGTATGCAAATATTCCATCTTTCCTTGCTCCATATCGAGGGGTTCGATACCATTTGAAAGAATTTGGAGCTAGACATCGAAGACCACAAAACTCAAAGGAGCTCTTCAACCATCACCACGCACTACTGAGGAACCATGTGGAAAGGACTTTGAGTAGGTTTCTACTTACAACAACTGCTACTAAAAAGAAGCCTTCTCCTAAATGCAGTGGGGCAAAGAGGAGTGCAGATTCACCACGAG GTCATCTGGCTGAAGGGACAAACAATTTCACTTCTATTGAGTCACAATGTGTGGAAGAGCCACTTCACCAAATTGATGATGTAGAAGATGGTGCACAAGCTAAGGAAGAAACCCTACAggaaattcatgagatacatgatgaagaggatggagaAAAGGATGCAAGAGATGAACAAGAGGAGGCAAGGAGTGGACAATGA
- the LOC117842064 gene encoding dimethylnonatriene synthase — protein sequence MKHHLIVPHSPSPRLPFPAMELAATVSVAMALAAIVAVFFLSSVLPPRRRRKALNLPPGPRGWPVIGSLGVLAGALPPHRVLAALATRYGPLMHLRLGSYHAVVATSAETARLVLNTHDLALADRPPTAAGEILAYGYRGIVHTPYGAYWRMTRKLCATELFSARRVMSFERVRSEEMRALVRGLFRCAGGVVAVREHVTCATLRNILRMAVGEKWSGCYGSAEGQAFRRTLDEAFSVAGAVSNVGEWVPWLGWLDLQGCVRRMKRLSEMYDRFNEQILDEHEERRRRAGAGEFVASDLVDVLLQLTEEGRSESSEAKLTRDGVKAFIQDIIAGGTETSAVTIEWAMSELLLHPDAMAAATAELDRVVGRERWVTERDLPDLPYIDAVVKETLRLHPVAPLLIPHHAREDTVIAGYDIPASARMLVNVWAIARDPASWPDAPGAFRPERFLGAGVDVRGAHFELLPFGAGRRICPAYELGMKLVAGGVANLVQGFAWRLPGGVKPEDVSMEEHFGLSTKRKVPFVAVAEPRLPAHLYDATD from the coding sequence ATGAAACACCACCTCATCGTACCACACTCTCCAAGTCCAAGGCTTCCATTTCCAGCGATGGAGCTCGCGGCAACGGTGTCCGTGGCCATGGCATTGGCGGCCATCGTGGCCGTCTTCTTCCTCAGCTCCGTCctcccgccacgccgccggcggaAGGCACTGAACCTTCCGCCAGGCCCCCGGGGTTGGCCGGTGATCGGCAGCCTCGGCGTCCTGGCCGGCGCGCTCCCGCCGCACCGTGTGCTGGCGGCGCTCGCAACGCGCTACGGCCCGCTCATGCACCTCCGCCTCGGATCCTACCACGCCGTGGTGGCCACGTCGGCGGAAACCGCCCGTCTCGTCCTCAATACCCACGACCTCGCGCTCGCCGAccgcccgcccaccgccgctgGCGAGATCTTGGCCTACGGCTACCGGGGCATCGTCCACACCCCGTACGGCGCCTACTGGCGCATGACGCGCAAGCTCTGCGCCACCGAGCTCTTCTCGGCGCGCCGCGTGATGTCGTTCGAGCGCGTCCGCTCGGAGGAGATGCGCGCGCTGGTGCGCGGCCTCTTCCggtgcgccggcggcgtcgtcgccgtcagGGAGCACGTCACCTGCGCCACACTTCGGAACATCCTCCGCATGGCGGTGGGGGAGAAGTGGTCCGGCTGCTACGGTAGTGCCGAAGGCCAGGCGTTCCGGCGCACGCTGGACGAGGCGTTCTCGGTGGCCGGCGCGGTGAGCAACGTCGGCGAGTGGGTCCCGTGGCTTGGCTGGCTCGACTTGCAGGGATGCGTCCGGCGGATGAAGCGGCTGAGCGAGATGTACGACCGGTTCAACGAGCAGATCCTCGACGAgcacgaggagcggcggcggcgagccggagcTGGCGAGTTCGTGGCCAGCGACCTCGTCGACGTGCTGTTGCAGCTCACCGAGGAAGGCAGGTCTGAGTCGTCGGAGGCCAAGCTCACGCGCGACGGTGTGAAGGCTTTCATCCAGGACATCATCGCCGGCGGCACGGAGACCTCGGCGGTGACGATAGAGTGGGCCATGTCGGAGCTTCTCCTCCACCCggacgccatggccgccgccaccgccgagctCGACCGCGTCGTCGGTCGCGAGCGCTGGGTGACCGAGAGGGACCTGCCGGACCTCCCGTACATCGACGCCGTCGTGAAGGAGACGCTGCGGCTGCACCCCGTGGCCCCGCTCCTGATCCCGCACCACGCGCGCGAGGACACGGTGATCGCCGGCTACGACATCCCCGCCAGCGCGCGCATGCTGGTGAACGTGTGGGCGATCGCGCGCGACCCGGCGTCGTGGCCCGACGCGCCCGGCGCGTTCCGGCCGGAGAGGTTCCTTGGCGCCGGCGTGGACGTGCGCGGGGCGCACTTCGAGCTGCTGCCGTTCGGTGCCGGGCGGCGGATCTGCCCGGCGTACGAACTCGGCATGaagctggtggccggcggcgtggcgaaCTTGGTGCAGGGGTTCGCGTGGAGGCTGCCGGGCGGGGTGAAGCCGGAGGACGTGAGCATGGAGGAGCACTTCGGGCTGTCCACGAAGCGGAAGGTGCCGTTCGTCGCCGTGGCGGAGCCCCGGCTGCCAGCGCACTTGTACGACGCCACCGACTGA
- the LOC117846037 gene encoding trimethyltridecatetraene synthase, protein MSMAVALAAIFAVFILRYMLAPSGRRKALNLPPGPRGWPVIGSLAALAGAVPPHRVLAALAARHGPLMHLRLGSYHTVVASSAGAAKLVLKTHDLAFADRPRTAAGEVVSYGYLGIVHTPYGAYWRMARKLCATKLFSARRVDSFERVRADEMRALARGLFERAGGGAVTVREHVAEATLRNILRMAVGEKWSGCYGSADGEAFRRTLDEAFAVTGAVSNVGEWIPWLGWLDLQGCIRRMKRLSEMYDRFFEQILDEHEERRRRTGAGEFVASDLVDVLLQLAEKDRSEPSEAKLTRDGVKAFIQDIIAGGTESSAVTIEWAMSELLRRPDAMAAAADELDRVVGRGRWVTERDLPDLPYIDAVVKETLRLHPVGPLLVPHYAREHTVVAGYDVPAGARVLVNVWAIARDPASWPDVPDAFRPERFLGGGVGAGLDVRGAHFELLPFGAGRRMCPAHGLAMKLVAAGVANLVHGFAWRLPEGVAPEDVSMEEHFGLSTKRKVPLVAVAEPRLPAHLYAASD, encoded by the coding sequence ATGTCCATGGCCGTGGCATTGGCGGCCATCTTCGCCGTCTTCATCCTCAGGTACATGCTCGCCCCGAGTGGCAGGCGGAAAGCTCTGAACCTTCCTCCTGGCCCACGGGGTTGGCCGGTGATCGGCAGCCTCGCCGCGCTAGCTGGCGCGGTCCCGCCGCACCGTGTGCTGGCGGCGCTCGCGGCGCGCCACGGCCCGCTCATGCACCTCCGCCTCGGCTCCTACCACACCGTGGTGGCCTCGTCGGCGGGCGCAGCCAAGCTCGTCCTCAAGACCCACGACCTCGCGTTCGCCGACCGCCCGcgcacggccgccggcgaggtcgtcTCCTACGGTTATCTCGGCATCGTGCACACTCCCTACGGCGCCTATTGGCGCATGGCGCGCAAGCTCTGCGCCACCAAGCTCTTCTCGGCGCGCCGCGTCGACTCGTTCGAGCGCGTCCGCGCGGATGAGATGCGCGCACTCGCGCGCGGCCTGTTtgagcgcgccggcggcggagccgtcACAGTCAGGGAGCACGTCGCAGAAGCCACGCTGCGGAACATCCTTCGCATGGCGGTTGGGGAGAAGTGGTCGGGCTGCTACGGCAGCGCCGACGGCGAGGCGTTCCGGCGCACGCTGGACGAGGCGTTCGCGGTGACCGGCGCGGTGAGCAACGTCGGCGAGTGGATCCCGTGGCTGGGCTGGCTCGACCTGCAAGGCTGCATCCGGCGGATGAAGCGGCTGAGCGAGATGTACGACCGGTTCTTCGAGCAGATCCTCGACGAgcacgaggagcggcggcggcgaaccggAGCCGGCGAGTTCGTGGCGAGCGATCTCGTCGACGTGCTGTTGCAGCTCGCCGAGAAAGACAGGTCGGAGCCGTCGGAGGCCAAGCTCACGCGCGACGGCGTGAAGGCCTTCATCCAGGACATCATCGCCGGCGGCACGGAGAGCTCGGCGGTGACGATAGAGTGGGCTATGTCGGAGCtgctgcgccgccctgacgccatggccgccgcggccgatgAGCTCGACCGCGTGGTCGGCCGCGGGCGCTGGGTCACGGAGCGCGACCTGCCGGACCTCCCCTACATCGACGCCGTCGTGAAGGAGACGCTGCGGCTGCACCCCGTCGGCCCGCTCCTGGTCCCGCACTATGCCCGCGAGCACACGGTGGTCGCCGGCTACGACGtgcccgccggcgcgcgcgtgctGGTGAACGTGTGGGCGATCGCGCGCGACCCGGCGTCGTGGCCCGACGTGCCCGACGCGTTCCGGCCGGAGCGGTTCCTgggtggcggcgtcggcgccggacTCGACGTGCGCGGGGCGCACTTCGAGCTGCTGCCGTTCGGTGCCGGGCGGCGGATGTGCCCGGCGCACGGCCTCGCCATGAAGctggtggccgccggcgtggcgaACCTGGTGCACGGTTTCGCGTGGCGGCTGCCGGAGGGGGTGGCGCCGGAGGACGTGAGCATGGAGGAGCACTTTGGGCTGTCCACGAAGCGGAAGGtgccgctcgtcgccgtcgccgagcccaGGCTGCCGGCGCACCTTTACGCCGCCTCCGACTAA
- the LOC117846038 gene encoding E3 ubiquitin-protein ligase RHF2A, translating to MEGGGGTEAKAARVEELSSAAAFVEGGVQDACDDACSICLEAFFDSDPSAVTSCKHEFHLQCILEWCQRSSQCPMCWQAISMKDPMSQELLEAVVEERNVQENHVPATTIFRHPLLGDFEVPVDADDAEIEERIIQHLAAAAAIRRSHRHARREGRRSRSAAHGHPQILVFSTAESTSGGSMSSNSREEGDHEHAPAVISARPLPIVDSTDETAADTSVHDTVLANNGPVMSNNRVSRNQSSPVSQDEAGPSDVQSFSDSLKSRLQSVSTKYKDSITNSTRGWKERWFTQKNTISNLGSEVRREVNAGIAAVSRMMERLETRDGTGPSSTSTTNIHSASDTNNQGASPPKVVAVVNDASSSAT from the exons atggagggaggaggggggacggaggcgaaggcggcgcgggtggaggagctctcgtcggcggcggcgttcgtGGAGGGCGGCGTCCAGGACGCCTGCGACGACGCCTGCAGCATCTGCCTCGAGGCCTTCTTCGACAGCGACCCCTCCGCG GTGACCAGCTGCAAGCACGAGTTCCACCTCCAGTGCATCCTTGAATG GTGCCAGAGAAGCTCTCAGTGTCCCATGTGTTGGCAGGCAATCAGCATGAAGGACCCAATGAG CCAAGAGCTCCTTGAGGCTGTTGTGGAAGAGCGGAATGTGCAAGAAAATCATGTGCCCGCAACAACTATTTTTCGCCATCCACTGCTCGGTGATTTTGAG GTACCGGTAGATGCAGATGATGCTGAAATTGAAGAACGTATCATACAGCACTTGGCAGCTGCTGCCGCAATTCGTAGGTCGCACCGCCATGCTAGAAGAGAAGGTCGTCGCAGCAGATCGGCAGCGCATGGCCACCCACAAATTCTAGTCTTTTCAACTGCTGAGTCCACTTCTGGTGGTTCTATGTCTTCAAATTCACGGGAAGAAGGGGATCATGAACATGCTCCTGCAGTAATTTCTGCTCGCCCATTGCCTATTGTGGACTCTACAGACGAAACAGCTGCAGACACATCTGTGCATGACACTGTCTTGGCTAATAATGGCCCTGTTATGTCAAATAATAG AGTTTCTAGGAACCAATCTTCACCTGTCAGCCAAGATGAAGCCGGACCATCTGACGTGCAGTCATTCTCAGACTCACTGAAATCACGCCTGCAATCAGTTTCAACAAA GTACAAGGATTCTATAACGAATAGTACACGTGGATGGAAGGAAAGATGGTTCACGCAGAAGAACACTATATCAAATCTTGGTTCAGAGGTGAGGAGGGAGGTCAATGCTGGAATCGCTGCTGTATCTCGCATGATGGAGCGATTGGAAACACGGGATGGAACAGGACCATCATCTACTTCGACAACCAACATTCATTCTGCTTCAGATACAAATAACCAAGGAGCTTCGCCCCCGAAAGTTGTGGCTGTTGTAAATGATGCCTCGTCTTCAGCAACTTGA